A single genomic interval of Notolabrus celidotus isolate fNotCel1 chromosome 13, fNotCel1.pri, whole genome shotgun sequence harbors:
- the rfx6 gene encoding DNA-binding protein RFX6 isoform X2, giving the protein MHQKQEAEDSNETPSSEEDQDLLDFNPDLTIKESLSSSRKTISQIIKDKKKQTQLTLQWLEENYIVCEGVCLPRCILYAHYLDFCRKEKLEPACAATFGKTIRQKFPLLTTRRLGTRGHSKYHYYGIGIKESSAYYHSVYSGKGLTRFSGSKLKNEGGFTRKYSLSSKTGTLLPDFPNAQHLLLEGNTSREKVDTLIMMYKTHCQCILDNAISVNFEEIQNFLLHFWQGMPDHLLPLLENPVIVDIFCVCDSILYKVLTDVLIPATMQEMPESLLADIRNFAKHWEHWLASSLENLPECLAAKKLPIARHFVSSLKRQTSFLHLAQIARPALFDQAVVTSMVSDIDNVDLSSISSQPLLSINTSGDQDPDMYSEYDSISIFQELKELLRKNATVESFIEWLDSVVEQKVIKPGKQSGRSVKKRAQDFLLRWSFFGARVMHNLTLNNASSFGSFHLIRMLLDEYILLALETQFNNDKEQDLQNLLDKYMKNADASKAAFTASPSSCFLANRNKASAAIDQSVKNESPGEHAYISLSTNQQQQSLETSTGIYQSTEPAGFTLSGVQMDFSQVSGPLMTPPISPAALVHRGSVINQGPMTGRPLTSASSSSTCSSSSSSCMSSLSAMTQPSPCSSYPETLYHCLPQTSSSYFSPVSGSSASNYQNALRPQSQCLASAQSQASPLTYHLSRYPSFNDQHLNKDVFYSHPHMSNSSTCSITPYNSAVRTTSAYNSGSDPAQAEQGLDSQTAAQILESAEGFGFVGAGLNPAGGGCQGQTYSTAGHGGYYGNGSYQDSQRMTSLVDQHVSVISTVGNLRQFPPAYSEVHDPLNILDEPGRKTTGAYFTTAETGADHSLPSSGSAPCMFGVSSPFNSQDALLSQQRGPSSSEVQDLVSSLPPINTVFMGAGGVQ; this is encoded by the exons AAGCTGAGGACAGTAATGAGACTCCATCCTCAGAGGAAGACCAGGACCTGTTGGACTTTAACCCCGACCTGACCATCAAAGAGAGCCTCTCTTCCTCCAGGAAGACGATCAGTCAAATCATCAAGGATAAGAAGAAGCAGACTCAGCTCACTCTGCAGTG GCTGGAGGAGAATTACATAGTGTGTGAAGGAGTGTGTCTGCCTCGGTGTATCCTCTACGCTCACTATCTGGACTTCTGCAGGAAGGAGAAACTAGAGCCCGCCTGTGCTGCTACGTTTGGAAAG ACTATACGACAGAAGTTTCCTCTCCTCACAACAAGAAGACTCGGCACCAGAGGACATTCTAA ATATCATTATTATGGAATTGGCATCAAAGAGAGCAGCGCTTACTATCACTCTGTGTACTCTGGAAAAGGTCTGACCAG GTTTTCAGGGAGCAAGTTAAAAAACGAG ggaGGCTTCACCAGGAAATACTCCCTGAGTTCTAAAACCGGGACTCTGCTGCCAGACTTCCCCAACGCTCAGCATCTCCTACTGGAGGGAAACACCTCCAGAGAAAAG GTGGACACACTGATCATGATGTATAAAACACACTGTCAGTGCATCCTGGACAACGCCATCAGTGTCAACTTTGAGGAG atCCAGAATTTTCTCCTCCATTTTTGGCAGGGGATGCCCGACCACCTGCTGCCTCTGCTGGAGAACCCTGTGATAGTCGACATCTTCTGCGTCTGTGACTCCATTCTCTACAAG GTTTTAACAGATGTTCTGATCCCGGCTACCATGCAGGAGATGCCTGAAAG TCTGTTGGCAGATATTCGCAACTTTGCCAAACACTGGGAGCACTGGCTGGCCTCCTCCCTGGAAAACCTCCCAGAATGCCTTGCAGCCAAGAAACTCCCCATTGCACGGCACTTTGTGTCCTCCCTGAAGAGACAGACGTCCTTCTTACACCTGGCACAG ATAGCCCGCCCAGCGCTGTTCGACCAGGCCGTGGTGACCAGCATGGTGTCAGATATCGATAATGTGGATCTCAGCAGCATCAGCTCACAGCCTCTGCTCAGTATTAACACCTCAGGAGACCAAGACCCAGATATGTACTCTGAGT ACGACTCCATCAGCATCTTTCaggagctgaaggagctgctgagGAAGAACGCCACAGTGGAGTCCTTCATCGAGTGGttggactctgtagtggagcaGAAAGTCATCAAG CCCGGTAAGCAGAGCGGCCGGTCGGTGAAGAAGCGGGCTCAGGATTTCCTCCTCAGGTGGAGTTTCTTTGGAGCCAGAGTGATGCACAACCTCACACTCAACAACGCCTCCAGTTTTG GGTCCTTCCACCTGATCAGGATGCTGCTGGACGAGTACATCCTGCTGGCTCTGGAGACTCAGTTCAACAACGACAAAGAGCAGGACCTGCAGAACCTGCTggataaatacatgaaaaacgCAG ATGCGAGTAAAGCAGCGTTCACAGCCTCGCCCAGCTCCTGCTTCCTAGCCAATCGTAACAAGGCCAGCGCTGCCATCGACCAATCCGTGAAGAATGAGTCTCCAGGAGAACACGCCTACATTTCTCTGTCCaccaatcagcagcagcagagtctggAAACAAGCACAGGCATCTATCAGAGCACAGAGCCTGCAGGGTTCACTCTTTCAG GTGTTCAGATGGACTTCTCTCAGGTCAGCGGCCCCCTCATGACGCCCCCCATCTCCCCGGCAGCGTTAGTGCACCGAGGCTCCGTCATCAACCAGGGGCCCATGACAGGGAGACCTCTGACAtcagcttcttcttcctccacctgctcctcctcttcttcctcctgcatGTCCTCTCTAAGTGCCATGACCCAGCCCAGCCCCTGCTCTTCATACCCAGAGACCCTGTATCACTGCTTACCTCAGACCAGCTCCAGTTATTTCTCTCCTGTCAGCGGCTCCTCGGCCTCAAACTACCAGAACGCTCTCAG gccTCAGAGTCAGTGTCTCGCTTCAGCTCAGTCTCAGGCCTCGCCTCTGACCTACCATCTCTCCCGGTACCCCTCCTTCAACGACCAGCACCTGAATAAAGACGTTTTCTACAGCCACCCCCACATGTCCAACAGCTCCACCTGCTCCATCACGCCTTATAACTCTGCAGTCAGAACCACGTCAGCCTACAACTCAGGCTCGGATCCAGCTCAGGCTGAACAGGGACTGGACTCTCAGACCGCAGCTCAGATTCTGGAGTCTGCAGAGGGATTTGGCTTTGTGGGGGCAGGGCTGAATCCAGCAGGCGGTGGGTGTCAGGGGCAGACGTACTCTACAGCAGGACATGGAG GCTACTATGGTAATGGCAGTTACCAGGACAGCCAGCGGATGACATCACTGGTGGACCAGCACGTGTCCGTCATCAGCACTGTAGGCAACCTGCGCCAGTTCCCTCCAGCCTACTCTGAAGTTCACGATCCGCTCAACATCCTGGATGAACCCGggagaaaaacaacaggagCGTATTTCACAACAGCTGAGACTGGAGCAG ATCATTCCCTTCCCTCATCAGGATCGGCTCCCTGCATGTTCGGAGTCTCCTCTCCCTTCAACTCCCAGGATGCATTGCTCTCCCAGCAGCGTGGGCCGTCGTCTTCAGAGGTGCAGGACCTGGTGTCTTCGCTGCCTCCCATCAACACGGTCTTCATGGGAGCAGGAGGAGTACAATGA
- the rfx6 gene encoding DNA-binding protein RFX6 isoform X1, with product MPMKRSCSDGSTRDGVFLIHSLTKTLCSSPEETHTDFKKQTLFHQEDDSGIKSEAEDSNETPSSEEDQDLLDFNPDLTIKESLSSSRKTISQIIKDKKKQTQLTLQWLEENYIVCEGVCLPRCILYAHYLDFCRKEKLEPACAATFGKTIRQKFPLLTTRRLGTRGHSKYHYYGIGIKESSAYYHSVYSGKGLTRFSGSKLKNEGGFTRKYSLSSKTGTLLPDFPNAQHLLLEGNTSREKVDTLIMMYKTHCQCILDNAISVNFEEIQNFLLHFWQGMPDHLLPLLENPVIVDIFCVCDSILYKVLTDVLIPATMQEMPESLLADIRNFAKHWEHWLASSLENLPECLAAKKLPIARHFVSSLKRQTSFLHLAQIARPALFDQAVVTSMVSDIDNVDLSSISSQPLLSINTSGDQDPDMYSEYDSISIFQELKELLRKNATVESFIEWLDSVVEQKVIKPGKQSGRSVKKRAQDFLLRWSFFGARVMHNLTLNNASSFGSFHLIRMLLDEYILLALETQFNNDKEQDLQNLLDKYMKNADASKAAFTASPSSCFLANRNKASAAIDQSVKNESPGEHAYISLSTNQQQQSLETSTGIYQSTEPAGFTLSGVQMDFSQVSGPLMTPPISPAALVHRGSVINQGPMTGRPLTSASSSSTCSSSSSSCMSSLSAMTQPSPCSSYPETLYHCLPQTSSSYFSPVSGSSASNYQNALRPQSQCLASAQSQASPLTYHLSRYPSFNDQHLNKDVFYSHPHMSNSSTCSITPYNSAVRTTSAYNSGSDPAQAEQGLDSQTAAQILESAEGFGFVGAGLNPAGGGCQGQTYSTAGHGGYYGNGSYQDSQRMTSLVDQHVSVISTVGNLRQFPPAYSEVHDPLNILDEPGRKTTGAYFTTAETGADHSLPSSGSAPCMFGVSSPFNSQDALLSQQRGPSSSEVQDLVSSLPPINTVFMGAGGVQ from the exons ATGCCGATGAAACGCAGCTGCAGCGACGGTTCAACCAGGGATGGAGTTTTTCTTATTCACTCTCTAACAAAGACTTTGTGCAGCTCACcggaggaaacacacacagactttaaGAAACAGACTCTTTTTCATCAGGAGGATGACTCTGGGATTAAATCAG AAGCTGAGGACAGTAATGAGACTCCATCCTCAGAGGAAGACCAGGACCTGTTGGACTTTAACCCCGACCTGACCATCAAAGAGAGCCTCTCTTCCTCCAGGAAGACGATCAGTCAAATCATCAAGGATAAGAAGAAGCAGACTCAGCTCACTCTGCAGTG GCTGGAGGAGAATTACATAGTGTGTGAAGGAGTGTGTCTGCCTCGGTGTATCCTCTACGCTCACTATCTGGACTTCTGCAGGAAGGAGAAACTAGAGCCCGCCTGTGCTGCTACGTTTGGAAAG ACTATACGACAGAAGTTTCCTCTCCTCACAACAAGAAGACTCGGCACCAGAGGACATTCTAA ATATCATTATTATGGAATTGGCATCAAAGAGAGCAGCGCTTACTATCACTCTGTGTACTCTGGAAAAGGTCTGACCAG GTTTTCAGGGAGCAAGTTAAAAAACGAG ggaGGCTTCACCAGGAAATACTCCCTGAGTTCTAAAACCGGGACTCTGCTGCCAGACTTCCCCAACGCTCAGCATCTCCTACTGGAGGGAAACACCTCCAGAGAAAAG GTGGACACACTGATCATGATGTATAAAACACACTGTCAGTGCATCCTGGACAACGCCATCAGTGTCAACTTTGAGGAG atCCAGAATTTTCTCCTCCATTTTTGGCAGGGGATGCCCGACCACCTGCTGCCTCTGCTGGAGAACCCTGTGATAGTCGACATCTTCTGCGTCTGTGACTCCATTCTCTACAAG GTTTTAACAGATGTTCTGATCCCGGCTACCATGCAGGAGATGCCTGAAAG TCTGTTGGCAGATATTCGCAACTTTGCCAAACACTGGGAGCACTGGCTGGCCTCCTCCCTGGAAAACCTCCCAGAATGCCTTGCAGCCAAGAAACTCCCCATTGCACGGCACTTTGTGTCCTCCCTGAAGAGACAGACGTCCTTCTTACACCTGGCACAG ATAGCCCGCCCAGCGCTGTTCGACCAGGCCGTGGTGACCAGCATGGTGTCAGATATCGATAATGTGGATCTCAGCAGCATCAGCTCACAGCCTCTGCTCAGTATTAACACCTCAGGAGACCAAGACCCAGATATGTACTCTGAGT ACGACTCCATCAGCATCTTTCaggagctgaaggagctgctgagGAAGAACGCCACAGTGGAGTCCTTCATCGAGTGGttggactctgtagtggagcaGAAAGTCATCAAG CCCGGTAAGCAGAGCGGCCGGTCGGTGAAGAAGCGGGCTCAGGATTTCCTCCTCAGGTGGAGTTTCTTTGGAGCCAGAGTGATGCACAACCTCACACTCAACAACGCCTCCAGTTTTG GGTCCTTCCACCTGATCAGGATGCTGCTGGACGAGTACATCCTGCTGGCTCTGGAGACTCAGTTCAACAACGACAAAGAGCAGGACCTGCAGAACCTGCTggataaatacatgaaaaacgCAG ATGCGAGTAAAGCAGCGTTCACAGCCTCGCCCAGCTCCTGCTTCCTAGCCAATCGTAACAAGGCCAGCGCTGCCATCGACCAATCCGTGAAGAATGAGTCTCCAGGAGAACACGCCTACATTTCTCTGTCCaccaatcagcagcagcagagtctggAAACAAGCACAGGCATCTATCAGAGCACAGAGCCTGCAGGGTTCACTCTTTCAG GTGTTCAGATGGACTTCTCTCAGGTCAGCGGCCCCCTCATGACGCCCCCCATCTCCCCGGCAGCGTTAGTGCACCGAGGCTCCGTCATCAACCAGGGGCCCATGACAGGGAGACCTCTGACAtcagcttcttcttcctccacctgctcctcctcttcttcctcctgcatGTCCTCTCTAAGTGCCATGACCCAGCCCAGCCCCTGCTCTTCATACCCAGAGACCCTGTATCACTGCTTACCTCAGACCAGCTCCAGTTATTTCTCTCCTGTCAGCGGCTCCTCGGCCTCAAACTACCAGAACGCTCTCAG gccTCAGAGTCAGTGTCTCGCTTCAGCTCAGTCTCAGGCCTCGCCTCTGACCTACCATCTCTCCCGGTACCCCTCCTTCAACGACCAGCACCTGAATAAAGACGTTTTCTACAGCCACCCCCACATGTCCAACAGCTCCACCTGCTCCATCACGCCTTATAACTCTGCAGTCAGAACCACGTCAGCCTACAACTCAGGCTCGGATCCAGCTCAGGCTGAACAGGGACTGGACTCTCAGACCGCAGCTCAGATTCTGGAGTCTGCAGAGGGATTTGGCTTTGTGGGGGCAGGGCTGAATCCAGCAGGCGGTGGGTGTCAGGGGCAGACGTACTCTACAGCAGGACATGGAG GCTACTATGGTAATGGCAGTTACCAGGACAGCCAGCGGATGACATCACTGGTGGACCAGCACGTGTCCGTCATCAGCACTGTAGGCAACCTGCGCCAGTTCCCTCCAGCCTACTCTGAAGTTCACGATCCGCTCAACATCCTGGATGAACCCGggagaaaaacaacaggagCGTATTTCACAACAGCTGAGACTGGAGCAG ATCATTCCCTTCCCTCATCAGGATCGGCTCCCTGCATGTTCGGAGTCTCCTCTCCCTTCAACTCCCAGGATGCATTGCTCTCCCAGCAGCGTGGGCCGTCGTCTTCAGAGGTGCAGGACCTGGTGTCTTCGCTGCCTCCCATCAACACGGTCTTCATGGGAGCAGGAGGAGTACAATGA